The Xanthomonas sontii genome contains a region encoding:
- a CDS encoding efflux RND transporter periplasmic adaptor subunit — protein MSRFWKIALLILAAVAVVVVGMRVMRGGHHKGGGPGDGMGDDSDNTPVPVTVVAATHQAVPIYATATGTVTALSTVTVSPQVGGQLMSLNFREGQEVKKGELLAQIDPRSLQASYDQAAASKRQNQALLATARSTFQRSDSPAYRQYVAKTDLDTQRNQVAQYEAAVAANDAQMRAAQVQLQYTRILAPSDGIAGIRGVDVGNIVSTSSTIVTITQVHPIYVTFNLPEIQLQDVRQAQAAAPLPVTALDRTDAHPIASDGQVDVIDNQISADTGTFKVRAVFPNDDRALWPGQFVNVRLTLRTVADGVVVPTQAVQRGPNGDYVYVVQADNTVKMQTVKQGAEVGDSHVQLTEGLKAGERVVTEGQFRLKPGTKVNALKPGEAPPEPTEAELKAAEGKQQQRGGGRRGGGPR, from the coding sequence ATGTCGCGTTTCTGGAAGATTGCGCTGCTGATCCTCGCAGCGGTGGCCGTGGTGGTGGTGGGCATGCGCGTCATGCGCGGCGGACATCACAAGGGCGGCGGCCCCGGTGACGGCATGGGCGACGACAGCGACAACACGCCGGTCCCGGTGACGGTCGTCGCCGCCACCCACCAGGCGGTGCCGATCTACGCCACCGCCACCGGCACGGTGACCGCGCTGAGCACCGTCACCGTCAGCCCGCAGGTCGGCGGCCAGCTGATGAGCCTGAACTTCCGCGAAGGCCAGGAAGTGAAGAAGGGCGAGCTGCTGGCGCAGATCGACCCGCGCTCGCTGCAGGCCAGCTACGACCAGGCCGCGGCGAGCAAGCGCCAGAACCAGGCGCTGCTGGCCACCGCGCGTTCCACCTTCCAGCGCTCCGACTCGCCGGCCTACCGCCAGTACGTGGCCAAGACCGACCTGGACACCCAGCGCAACCAGGTGGCGCAGTACGAAGCGGCGGTCGCCGCCAACGACGCGCAGATGCGTGCGGCGCAGGTGCAGTTGCAGTACACCCGCATCCTCGCCCCCAGCGACGGCATCGCCGGCATCCGCGGCGTGGACGTGGGCAACATCGTCAGCACCAGCAGCACCATCGTCACCATCACCCAGGTGCACCCGATCTACGTGACCTTCAACCTGCCGGAGATCCAGCTGCAGGACGTGCGCCAGGCGCAGGCGGCGGCGCCGCTGCCGGTGACCGCGCTGGACCGCACCGATGCGCATCCGATCGCCAGCGACGGCCAGGTCGACGTGATCGACAACCAGATCAGCGCCGACACCGGCACCTTCAAGGTCCGCGCGGTGTTCCCGAACGACGACCGCGCGCTGTGGCCGGGCCAGTTCGTCAACGTGCGCCTGACCCTGCGCACCGTGGCCGACGGCGTGGTGGTGCCGACCCAGGCGGTGCAGCGCGGGCCCAACGGCGACTACGTGTACGTGGTGCAGGCCGACAATACGGTCAAGATGCAGACGGTGAAGCAGGGCGCGGAAGTGGGCGACAGCCACGTGCAGCTGACCGAAGGCCTGAAGGCCGGTGAGCGGGTGGTCACCGAAGGCCAGTTCCGGCTCAAGCCCGGCACCAAGGTGAACGCGCTGAAGCCGGGCGAAGC
- a CDS encoding M20 family metallopeptidase has protein sequence MPRLSRLLSAMLFAVPALAWAQSAERPEVTAAATRLQAKVVEWRRDFHQHPELSNREERTAAKVAERLRALGLKPQTGIAHHGVVAIVKGALPGPKIALRADMDALPVTEQTGLPFASKATSEYRGETVGVMHACGHDAHTAILLGVAEALVAMRAQLPGEVMLVFQPSEEGAPGNEEGGASLMLKEGLFRDFKPQAMFGLHVFSSVQAGKIAVRGGPLMAASDRFSIKVIGRQTHGSAPWNGIDPIVTSADLIGAAQTVISRRANLSKQPAVLSFGAIKGGIRYNIIPDDVEMVGTIRTFDEGMRQQIFADLKTVAEHTAAAHGAKAEAHVPDQDGNPATVNDPALTARMLPSLQAVVGAGNVYEPPLQMGAEDFSFYAQQVPSMFFFVGATGPGIDPATAPSNHSPQFLLDETALDVGLRAMLQVTLDYLKQ, from the coding sequence ATGCCGCGCCTGTCCCGCCTGCTGTCCGCGATGCTGTTCGCCGTCCCCGCCCTGGCCTGGGCGCAGAGCGCCGAGCGCCCGGAGGTGACGGCCGCCGCGACCAGGCTGCAGGCCAAGGTGGTGGAGTGGCGGCGCGACTTCCACCAGCACCCGGAGCTGTCCAACCGCGAGGAGCGCACCGCCGCCAAGGTCGCCGAGCGGCTGCGCGCGCTGGGCCTGAAGCCGCAGACCGGCATCGCCCATCATGGCGTGGTGGCCATCGTCAAAGGCGCGCTGCCCGGGCCGAAGATCGCCCTGCGCGCGGACATGGACGCGCTGCCGGTGACCGAGCAGACCGGCCTGCCGTTCGCCTCCAAGGCCACCAGCGAGTACCGCGGCGAGACCGTGGGGGTGATGCACGCCTGTGGCCACGACGCGCACACCGCGATCCTGCTCGGCGTCGCCGAGGCGCTGGTGGCGATGCGCGCGCAGCTGCCGGGCGAGGTCATGCTGGTGTTCCAGCCGTCGGAGGAGGGCGCCCCGGGCAACGAGGAGGGCGGCGCCTCGCTGATGCTCAAGGAAGGCCTGTTCCGCGACTTCAAGCCGCAGGCGATGTTCGGCCTGCACGTGTTCTCCAGCGTCCAGGCCGGCAAGATCGCGGTGCGCGGCGGCCCGCTGATGGCCGCCTCGGACCGTTTCAGTATCAAGGTGATCGGCCGCCAGACCCACGGCTCGGCGCCGTGGAACGGCATCGACCCGATCGTGACCAGCGCCGACCTGATCGGCGCGGCGCAGACGGTGATCAGCCGCCGCGCCAACCTGTCCAAGCAGCCGGCGGTGCTCAGCTTCGGCGCGATCAAGGGCGGCATCCGCTACAACATCATTCCCGACGACGTGGAGATGGTCGGCACCATCCGCACCTTCGACGAGGGCATGCGCCAGCAGATCTTCGCCGACCTCAAGACCGTGGCCGAGCACACCGCCGCCGCGCACGGCGCCAAGGCCGAGGCGCACGTGCCCGACCAGGACGGCAACCCGGCCACGGTCAACGACCCGGCGCTGACTGCGCGCATGCTGCCCAGCCTGCAGGCGGTGGTCGGCGCCGGCAACGTCTACGAACCGCCGCTGCAGATGGGTGCGGAGGATTTCTCGTTCTACGCGCAGCAGGTGCCCTCGATGTTCTTCTTCGTCGGCGCCACCGGCCCCGGCATCGACCCGGCGACTGCGCCCAGCAATCACTCGCCTCAGTTCCTGCTCGACGAGACCGCCCTGGACGTCGGCCTGCGCGCGATGCTGCAGGTGACGCTGGATTATTTGAAGCAGTGA
- the queF gene encoding NADPH-dependent 7-cyano-7-deazaguanine reductase QueF (Catalyzes the NADPH-dependent reduction of 7-cyano-7-deazaguanine (preQ0) to 7-aminomethyl-7-deazaguanine (preQ1) in queuosine biosynthesis) gives MNTPQDSSLGREVAYPSQYDPALLFPIPRAAARTEIGLDPAALPFFGVDRWHAYELSWLDAQGKPCVATATLHVPCASPNLIESKSLKLYLNSLNAMRFNSAEALRSCIVTDLSARAGADVAMEFGLPPMDTLGEGESLDALDIAIDCYGPPRPDFLSAADGDVVEETLTSELLKSNCPVTGQPDWASLHLRYRGGRIDREGLLRYLISFREHAGFHEQCVERIFHDLMTRCRPQSLQVEARYTRRGGLDINPWRATADVAEPLSFLRDLRQ, from the coding sequence ATGAACACCCCCCAGGATTCCAGTCTCGGCCGCGAGGTCGCCTACCCGTCGCAGTACGATCCCGCGCTGCTGTTTCCCATCCCGCGCGCTGCGGCGCGCACCGAGATCGGTCTCGACCCCGCGGCGCTGCCGTTCTTCGGCGTGGACCGCTGGCACGCCTACGAACTGAGCTGGCTCGATGCGCAGGGCAAGCCCTGTGTCGCCACCGCGACCCTGCACGTGCCGTGCGCCTCGCCCAACCTGATCGAATCCAAATCGCTCAAGCTCTATCTCAACTCGCTCAACGCGATGCGCTTCAACAGCGCCGAAGCGCTGCGCAGTTGCATCGTCACCGACCTGTCGGCGCGCGCCGGCGCCGACGTGGCGATGGAATTCGGCCTGCCGCCGATGGACACGCTGGGCGAGGGCGAGTCGCTCGATGCGCTGGACATCGCCATCGACTGCTACGGTCCGCCGCGTCCGGACTTCCTGTCCGCTGCCGACGGCGACGTGGTCGAGGAAACCCTGACCAGCGAATTGCTCAAGTCCAACTGCCCGGTCACCGGCCAGCCGGACTGGGCCTCGCTGCACCTGCGCTATCGCGGCGGCCGCATCGACCGCGAAGGCCTGCTGCGCTACCTGATCAGTTTCCGCGAGCACGCCGGCTTCCACGAGCAGTGCGTGGAGCGCATCTTCCACGATCTGATGACCCGCTGCCGGCCGCAGTCGCTGCAGGTGGAGGCGCGCTACACCCGCCGCGGCGGGCTGGACATCAATCCCTGGCGCGCCACCGCGGACGTGGCCGAACCGCTGAGCTTCCTGCGCGATCTGCGTCAGTAG
- a CDS encoding LysM peptidoglycan-binding domain-containing protein translates to MNSDKRADFSAVTAKVDTTADVVQKADFSAVQSKVDSTAEQVQQVYVVKPGDSLSKIAKLHYGDGNAWTRIFEANRDVLADPDKIYPGQTLKLPAGA, encoded by the coding sequence ATGAACAGCGACAAGCGCGCCGATTTCTCGGCGGTCACCGCCAAGGTGGACACCACCGCCGACGTCGTACAGAAGGCGGATTTTTCCGCCGTGCAGAGCAAGGTCGACAGCACCGCCGAGCAGGTGCAGCAGGTGTACGTAGTCAAGCCTGGCGATTCGTTGTCCAAGATCGCCAAGCTGCATTACGGCGACGGCAACGCCTGGACGCGCATCTTCGAGGCCAACCGCGACGTGCTGGCCGACCCCGACAAGATCTATCCCGGCCAGACCCTCAAGCTGCCGGCCGGCGCCTGA
- a CDS encoding N-acetylglucosamine-6-phosphate deacetylase, with the protein MTDTRSLHGRLLTPLGWRRGHVHFDTHVRRLQVDDHSGGDDPQLPLILPGFVDLHVHGAAGVDLMQGGDAARRIARAHLRFGTTTLLATTMTAGVEEIAHALRGVAAAMAAPDADAACIAGVHLEGPFISSQRLGAQPDRTIEASLAQVQQWQALAPIRVLTLAPEIGAHTALIPALTALGIRVQLGHSAGSYEDGVAALQAGAAGFTHLFNGMTGVDHYRPGIAAAALAHAQYAELIPDLQHVHPGVIRLAARAIPRLYAVTDATAATGMPDGEYALGEQRVHKCGGCVRLASGSLAGSALTMDQALRNLVQAGLELADAAQRVSTFPADYLSLGDRGRIAPDACADLVVLDSDLRLRQVVVGGRMLDLHAHH; encoded by the coding sequence ATGACCGATACGCGTTCCCTGCATGGCCGCCTGCTCACCCCGCTGGGCTGGCGTCGCGGCCACGTCCACTTCGACACCCACGTGCGCCGGCTGCAGGTGGACGACCACAGTGGCGGCGACGATCCGCAATTGCCGCTGATCCTGCCGGGCTTCGTCGACCTGCACGTGCACGGCGCCGCCGGCGTGGACCTGATGCAGGGCGGCGACGCGGCGCGGCGCATCGCCCGCGCCCACCTGCGCTTCGGCACCACCACCCTGCTGGCGACCACCATGACCGCCGGCGTCGAGGAGATCGCGCACGCACTGCGCGGCGTCGCCGCGGCCATGGCCGCGCCCGATGCCGACGCCGCCTGCATCGCCGGCGTGCACCTGGAAGGCCCCTTCATCAGCTCGCAGCGGCTGGGCGCGCAACCCGACCGCACGATCGAGGCCAGCCTCGCCCAGGTCCAGCAGTGGCAGGCGCTGGCGCCGATCCGGGTGCTGACCCTGGCGCCGGAGATCGGTGCGCACACCGCGCTGATTCCGGCGCTGACCGCGCTGGGTATCCGCGTGCAGCTCGGCCACAGCGCCGGCAGCTACGAGGACGGCGTGGCGGCGCTGCAGGCCGGCGCGGCCGGCTTCACCCACCTGTTCAACGGCATGACCGGCGTGGACCACTACCGCCCCGGCATCGCCGCCGCGGCGCTGGCGCATGCGCAGTACGCCGAACTCATTCCCGACCTGCAGCATGTGCATCCCGGCGTGATTCGCCTTGCCGCGCGTGCGATCCCGCGCCTGTACGCGGTGACCGACGCCACCGCCGCCACCGGCATGCCCGACGGCGAATACGCACTGGGCGAGCAGCGCGTGCACAAGTGCGGCGGCTGCGTGCGCCTGGCCAGCGGCTCGCTGGCCGGCAGCGCACTGACCATGGACCAGGCGTTGCGCAACCTGGTGCAGGCGGGCCTGGAGCTGGCCGACGCCGCACAGCGCGTTTCCACCTTCCCGGCCGACTACCTGAGCCTCGGCGACCGCGGCCGCATCGCCCCCGACGCCTGCGCCGACCTGGTGGTGCTGGACAGCGACCTGCGCCTGCGCCAGGTGGTGGTGGGTGGGCGCATGCTGGATCTGCACGCGCATCACTGA
- a CDS encoding DeoR family transcriptional regulator — protein sequence MRNTRSRRQQILQSLLEHGTVQVADLVERFDVSAVTIRADLNHFEAQGLATRTHGGATLVRTPPQEQDIHEKDALNLPLKESIGACAARMVQPGANIIIDSGSTTMTLARHLRAHRDVTVMTNGLNIAWELANAPGINVLLTGGQLRQQSLSLQGSQAEASLNAYGFDTLFLGVDGLDLQFGLTTHDEAEARLNHRMVERARRIVVLTDASKFGRVSLHRIARLDQIHAIITDAGIDEATREGLQRLGIEVIVAEPAP from the coding sequence ATGCGCAACACCCGCTCCCGCCGCCAGCAGATCCTGCAGTCGCTGCTCGAACATGGCACGGTGCAGGTTGCCGATCTGGTCGAACGCTTCGACGTGTCGGCGGTGACCATTCGCGCCGATCTCAACCATTTCGAGGCGCAGGGCCTGGCCACCCGCACCCACGGCGGCGCCACGCTGGTGCGCACGCCGCCGCAGGAGCAGGACATCCACGAAAAGGACGCGCTGAACCTGCCACTGAAAGAATCGATCGGCGCCTGCGCCGCGCGCATGGTGCAGCCCGGCGCCAACATCATCATCGACTCCGGTTCGACCACGATGACCCTGGCCCGGCACCTGCGCGCGCACCGCGACGTCACGGTGATGACCAACGGCCTCAACATCGCCTGGGAACTGGCCAACGCACCCGGCATCAACGTGCTGCTCACCGGCGGCCAACTGCGCCAGCAGTCTCTGTCGCTGCAGGGCAGCCAGGCCGAGGCCAGCCTCAACGCCTACGGCTTCGACACGCTGTTCCTGGGCGTGGACGGCCTGGACCTGCAGTTCGGCCTGACCACCCACGACGAGGCCGAAGCGCGGCTCAACCACCGCATGGTCGAGCGCGCGCGGCGCATCGTGGTGCTGACCGACGCCTCCAAGTTCGGCCGGGTCAGCCTGCACCGCATCGCCCGCCTGGACCAGATCCACGCCATCATCACCGACGCCGGCATCGACGAGGCCACCCGCGAGGGGCTGCAGCGGCTGGGCATCGAGGTGATCGTCGCCGAGCCCGCGCCATGA
- a CDS encoding D-tagatose-bisphosphate aldolase, class II, non-catalytic subunit, whose product MSPLQTLLASHRAGANVGLYSVCCSNDQVLRAAMQVALAHDTLLLVEATSNQVDQFGGYTGITPAQYRDYVGALAETEGFPRARLILGGDHLGPNAWQKGPAAEAMAHARVLIEQYVAAGFHKIHLDCSMACADDPVPLPDAVVAARSAELAEIAERTAAAHGLPPPVYVIGTEVPIPGGEASLAGGLQVTTPTAAAQTLAIHRQAFDTPPLRAAWQRVIALVVQPGVDFDHSSVHDYDPAAAAALADFLEQQPRIVFEAHSTDYQREDALHALVRDHFAILKVGPAATFAYREALCALAAIEAELFPAAQCSQLPQVLDAAMQAQPGYWQSYYPGDAAAQRLLRRHSFSDRCRYYWGAPTVRAAVDTLFANLERHAPPLVLLSQFLPEQYRAVRAGQLATTPAALVQHRIGLCLGEYARACSANRAGARRPSAEAAAGVAENG is encoded by the coding sequence ATGTCGCCCTTGCAGACCCTGCTCGCCTCCCATCGCGCCGGCGCCAACGTCGGCCTGTACAGCGTCTGCTGCAGCAACGACCAGGTGCTGCGCGCGGCGATGCAGGTCGCGCTGGCCCACGACACGCTGCTGCTGGTGGAGGCCACCTCCAACCAGGTCGACCAGTTCGGCGGCTACACCGGCATAACCCCGGCGCAGTACCGCGACTACGTCGGCGCACTGGCCGAGACGGAAGGCTTCCCGCGCGCGCGGCTGATCCTGGGCGGCGATCACCTGGGCCCGAACGCCTGGCAGAAGGGGCCGGCCGCCGAGGCCATGGCGCATGCGCGCGTGCTGATCGAACAGTACGTCGCCGCGGGGTTCCACAAGATCCACCTGGACTGCAGCATGGCCTGCGCCGACGATCCGGTGCCGCTGCCCGATGCCGTCGTCGCCGCGCGGTCGGCCGAACTGGCCGAGATCGCCGAGCGCACCGCCGCCGCGCATGGGCTGCCGCCACCGGTGTACGTGATCGGCACCGAGGTGCCGATTCCCGGCGGTGAAGCCTCGCTGGCCGGCGGCCTGCAGGTGACCACGCCGACCGCGGCCGCGCAGACCCTGGCCATCCACCGGCAGGCCTTCGACACGCCGCCGCTGCGCGCCGCGTGGCAGCGGGTGATCGCGCTGGTGGTGCAGCCGGGCGTGGATTTCGACCACAGTAGCGTGCACGACTACGATCCGGCCGCCGCCGCCGCGCTGGCCGATTTCCTCGAGCAGCAGCCGCGCATCGTGTTCGAGGCGCACTCCACCGACTACCAGCGCGAGGACGCGCTGCACGCGCTGGTGCGCGACCACTTCGCCATCCTCAAGGTCGGCCCGGCCGCCACCTTCGCTTATCGCGAAGCGCTGTGCGCGCTGGCCGCGATCGAAGCCGAACTGTTCCCCGCGGCGCAGTGCTCGCAACTGCCGCAGGTGCTGGACGCGGCAATGCAGGCGCAACCCGGGTATTGGCAGTCCTACTATCCGGGCGACGCCGCCGCGCAACGCCTGCTGCGCCGCCATTCCTTCAGCGACCGCTGCCGCTACTACTGGGGCGCGCCGACGGTGCGCGCGGCGGTGGACACCTTGTTCGCCAACCTGGAACGGCATGCGCCGCCGCTGGTGCTGCTCAGCCAGTTCCTGCCCGAGCAGTACCGCGCGGTGCGCGCCGGCCAGCTCGCCACTACCCCGGCGGCGCTGGTCCAGCACCGCATCGGCCTGTGCCTGGGCGAATACGCCCGCGCCTGCAGCGCCAACCGCGCCGGCGCGCGCCGGCCAAGCGCCGAAGCGGCTGCCGGCGTCGCGGAGAACGGCTAA
- a CDS encoding ROK family protein, translated as MAEPGAPTCYGLDVGGTKIELVACDAALQVLWRRRVATPQGDYAGFLQAVVALVAAADAALGHHDSPLGIALPGVRDRRSGRQLSANVPALTGQCVAQDLQARLPRPLRIGNDLQCFALSEAHGGAADGYPSMFGAILGTGAGGGFCVQGRLLAGCNGIAGEWGHWSVPGHLLQRHRLPLLDCGCGLQGCVERYVSGSGVAAIARHLGSDAADASAAIALAEAGDARAQQALDIHRDLLGHSLAAVVLALDPHVIVLGGGLSQYPPLYRQLPDAIAAHLFAGVQVPPIVPPRFGDAGGARGAALLACHPAYS; from the coding sequence ATGGCTGAGCCTGGCGCGCCCACCTGCTACGGCCTGGACGTCGGGGGCACCAAGATCGAACTGGTGGCCTGCGACGCCGCGCTGCAGGTGCTGTGGCGGCGCCGCGTGGCCACGCCGCAGGGCGACTACGCCGGCTTCCTGCAGGCGGTGGTGGCGCTGGTGGCCGCGGCCGATGCCGCGCTCGGCCACCACGACAGCCCGCTCGGCATCGCCCTGCCCGGCGTGCGCGACCGCCGCAGCGGCCGCCAGTTGAGCGCGAACGTGCCGGCGCTGACCGGCCAGTGCGTGGCGCAGGATCTGCAGGCGCGGCTGCCGCGTCCGCTGCGCATCGGCAACGACCTGCAATGCTTCGCGCTGTCCGAGGCGCACGGCGGTGCCGCCGACGGCTACCCCAGCATGTTCGGCGCCATCCTCGGCACCGGCGCCGGTGGCGGCTTCTGCGTGCAGGGCCGCCTGCTCGCCGGCTGCAACGGCATCGCCGGCGAATGGGGCCACTGGAGCGTGCCCGGGCACCTGCTGCAGCGCCATCGCCTGCCGCTGCTGGACTGCGGCTGCGGCCTGCAGGGCTGCGTGGAGCGCTACGTGTCCGGCAGCGGCGTGGCGGCGATCGCGCGCCATCTCGGCAGCGACGCCGCCGATGCCAGCGCGGCGATCGCCCTGGCCGAGGCCGGCGATGCGCGCGCGCAGCAGGCGCTGGACATCCACCGCGACCTGCTCGGCCACAGCCTGGCCGCCGTGGTGCTGGCGCTGGACCCGCACGTGATCGTGCTCGGCGGCGGGCTGTCGCAATACCCGCCGCTGTACCGGCAACTGCCCGACGCCATCGCCGCGCACCTGTTCGCCGGCGTGCAGGTGCCGCCGATCGTGCCGCCGCGCTTCGGCGATGCCGGCGGCGCCCGTGGTGCCGCGCTGCTGGCCTGCCATCCCGCCTATTCCTGA
- a CDS encoding SIS domain-containing protein, with translation MDLLPLSDASAWQRLGGADTAREIAQQPALWRTLAQDLARAGDRLQAFLGDRLADPNQRVLFTGAGSSGFIAEMVADAINAQWPAEVRAVHTTSLLTHPALYLQRARPTLLVSFGRSGSSPESVAAVERVRSDVDDARFLDITCNADGELARRGAGRADTCTLLMPPASCDRAFAMTSSLTCMLLAALSVFDRAPWETRSARLQRLAELADRGLAQWDGAVAALAQRPFARVIYLGSGPLEALAREAALKVLELTAGRVLALANTPLGFRHGPKSTLDRSTLVVVLRSVQPLARRYEQDLLDELRRDGVAGQVLAIGPHADIGAGDDHTLAVAGLDDPWLAPLWLGFAQLFALQRSAALGLTPDNPFPDGTVNRVVQGVTIHHG, from the coding sequence ATGGACCTCCTTCCGCTTTCCGATGCATCCGCCTGGCAGCGCCTGGGCGGGGCCGATACCGCCCGCGAGATCGCCCAGCAGCCGGCGCTGTGGCGGACCCTGGCGCAGGACCTGGCGCGGGCCGGCGACCGCCTGCAGGCCTTCCTCGGCGACCGCCTCGCCGATCCGAACCAGCGCGTGCTGTTCACCGGCGCCGGCAGTTCCGGCTTCATCGCCGAGATGGTGGCCGACGCGATCAATGCGCAGTGGCCGGCCGAGGTGCGTGCGGTGCACACCACCAGCCTGCTGACCCATCCGGCGCTGTACCTGCAGCGCGCGCGGCCGACCTTGCTGGTGTCGTTCGGGCGCAGCGGCTCCAGCCCGGAAAGCGTGGCCGCGGTGGAGCGCGTGCGCAGCGACGTGGACGACGCGCGCTTCCTCGACATCACCTGCAACGCCGACGGCGAACTGGCCCGCCGCGGCGCCGGCCGCGCCGACACCTGCACCCTGCTGATGCCGCCGGCCAGTTGCGATCGCGCCTTCGCCATGACCAGCAGCCTGACCTGCATGCTGCTGGCGGCGCTGAGCGTGTTCGACCGTGCGCCATGGGAAACGCGCAGCGCGCGCCTGCAGCGGCTGGCCGAACTGGCCGACCGCGGCCTGGCGCAATGGGATGGCGCGGTGGCGGCGCTGGCGCAGCGCCCGTTCGCACGGGTGATCTATCTCGGCAGCGGCCCGCTGGAAGCGCTGGCGCGCGAGGCCGCGCTGAAGGTGCTGGAACTCACCGCCGGCCGCGTGCTGGCGCTGGCCAACACGCCGCTGGGCTTCCGCCACGGCCCCAAGTCCACGCTCGACCGCAGCACCCTGGTGGTGGTGTTGCGCAGCGTGCAGCCGCTGGCGCGCCGCTACGAGCAGGACCTGCTGGACGAACTGCGCCGCGATGGCGTGGCCGGCCAGGTGCTGGCGATCGGCCCGCATGCGGACATCGGGGCCGGCGACGACCACACGCTCGCCGTCGCCGGCCTGGACGATCCGTGGCTGGCGCCGCTGTGGCTGGGCTTCGCGCAACTGTTCGCACTGCAGCGTTCGGCCGCGCTCGGCCTGACCCCAGACAACCCGTTCCCCGACGGCACCGTCAACCGCGTGGTCCAGGGCGTCACCATCCACCATGGCTGA